The Aquila chrysaetos chrysaetos unplaced genomic scaffold, bAquChr1.4, whole genome shotgun sequence genome has a window encoding:
- the LOC115338487 gene encoding LOW QUALITY PROTEIN: zinc finger protein 501-like (The sequence of the model RefSeq protein was modified relative to this genomic sequence to represent the inferred CDS: inserted 2 bases in 1 codon), protein MSPKRCRGSAAPQPEHGRSPRGQGRAEGQPAPRDGGEAEVGGRGRGGRKRKETVVRQRAAAGEHPNICVECGKSFAQSAALLAHRRSHGGEKPFACLDCGKSFGLSANLLRHRRAHAGRSPQSCRDCGKEVGAASXQPHAPPGQKPYKCVDCGKSFGRPKQSPASPSGKRRRRDGPSGEKPPAVAIPNTCAECWQSFSQNSDLVKHMRIHTGEKPYACPHCGKRFNVSSNLIRHQRIHTGEKPYACADCGKSFTDKSTLTQHRRIHTGEKPYACAYCGKSFSRSSHHKRHQRTHAGQNPVSLLPLWPYPSQPC, encoded by the exons ATGTCGCCGAAGCGCTGCAGAGGGTCCGCAGCTCCCCAGCCCGAGCACGGCAGGTCCCCAAGGGGCCAGGGCCGGGCAGAGGGGCAGCCGGCCCCCCGGGATGGCGGGGAGGCCGAGGTGGGCGGCCGCGGGCGCGGGGGGCGGAAGCGCAAGGAGACGGTCGTGCGGCAGCGGGCGGCCGCTGGGGAGCACCCCAACATCTGCGTGGAGTGCGGCAAGAGCTTCGCGCAGAGTGCAGCGCTGCTGGCCCACCGGCGCAGCCACGGTGGGGAGAAGCCCTTCGCCTGCCTCGACTGCGGCAAGAGCTTCGGCCTCAGCGCCAACCTGCTGCGGCACCGGCGTGCCCACGCTGGCAGGAGCCCGCAGAGCTGCCGGGACTGCGGGAAGGAGGTGGGCGCCGCCAG CCAGCCCCACGCCCCCCCCGGCCAGAAGCCCTACAAGTGCGTCGACTGTGGGAAGAGCTTTGGCCGTCCCAAGCagtcccctgccagcccctcaGGGAAGCGCCGGCGGCGGGACGGCCCCAGTGGGGAGAAGCCACCAGCCGTGGCCATCCCCAACACCTGCGCCGAGTGCTGGCAGAGCTTCAGCCAGAACTCGGACCTGGTGAAGCACATGCGCATCCACACCGGGGAGAAGCCCTACGCCTGTCCCCACTGCGGGAAGCGCTTCAACGTCAGCTCCAACCTCATCCGCCACCAGCGCATCCACACCGGCGAGAAGCCCTATGCCTGCGCCGACTGTGGGAAGAGCTTCACCGACAAGTCCACCCTCACCCAGCACCGCCGCATCCACACGGGCGAGAAGCCCTACGCCTGCGCCTACTGTGGCAAGAGCTTCAGCCGCAGCTCCCACCACAAGCGGCACCAGCGAACCCACGCAGGGCAAAACCCcgtctccctcctgcccctctggCCCtaccccagccagccctgctaG
- the LOC115338485 gene encoding zinc finger protein 239-like isoform X3, giving the protein MGDPQGGPRRLPLFPLGAGNHSCRRCLSLPRQMTGRGARTRTRAPEPDGPELAELDVILSRGAEEGVPQSPVLGDACQSHCGTPWDPRSPPEERPARPPRGGAAASGRGGRRARRGDVPKTCGQCEKTFSRRSELLIHQRLHTGEKPYKCLDCGKSFTRSSNRNAHQRIHSGDRPYKCPDCGKSFGQSSDLAKHQRLHAGERPYACAKCGKSFSWSSDLVVHQRIHTGERPYKCPQCGKSFNRSSNLNTHQRTHLGERPYKCADCGKSFSYSSAFLKHQRTHTGEKPYQCAGCGKSFFESSALIRHQRIHTGETPYQCPHCRKSFKQSSSLITHLRTHTGEKPYKCGDCGKSFIVSSALIRHQRIHLG; this is encoded by the exons ATGGGAGATCCTCAGGGTGGCCCCCGCAG GCTTCCCCTATTTCCCCTTGGTGCTGGGAATCACTCCTGTCGGCGTTGTCTCTCTCTGCCCCGGCAGATGACGGGACGGGGAGCGAGAACGAGGACGAGGGCTCCCGAGCCGGACGGCCCTGAGCTGGCGGAGCTGGACGTCATCCTGTCCCGGGGGGCTGAGGAGGGTGTCCCTCAGAGCCCCGTGCTCGGGGATGCCTGCCAGAGCCACTGCGGCACCCCCTGGGACCCCCGGAGCCCCCCCGAGGAGCGGCCAGCACGGCCCCCCCGTGGCGGGGCAGCAGCCAGCGGCCgaggggggcggcgggcacGGCGGGGGGACGTGCCGAAAACCTGCGGGCAGTGCGAGAAGACCTTCTCCCGGCGGTCGGAGCTGCTGATCCACCAGCGGCTGCACACGGGGGAGAAGCCCTACAAGTGCCTGGACTGCGGGAAGAGCTTCACCCGCAGCTCGAACCGCAATGCCCACCAGCGCATCCACAGCGGGGACAGGCCCTATAAGTGCCCCGACTGCGGGAAGAGCTTCGGCCAGAGCTCGGACCTGGCGAAGCACCAGCGGCTGCATGCCGGCGAGCGGCCCTACGCCTGCGCCAAGTGCGGGAAGAGCTTCAGCTGGAGCTCAGACCTCGTCGTCCACCAGCGCATCCACACCGGCGAGCGGCCCTACAAGTGCCCCCAGTGCGGAAAGAGCTTCAACCGCAGCTCCAACCTCAACACGCACCAGCGGACCCACCTGGGTGAGCGGCCCTACAAGTGCGCCGACTGCGGCAAGAGCTTCAGCTACAGCTCAGCCTTCCTCAAGCACCAGCGGACCCACACCGGGGAGAAGCCCTACCAGTGCGCCGGCTGCGGGAAGAGCTTCTTCGAGAGCTCAGCCCTGATCCGCCACCAGCGCATCCACACCGGGGAGACCCCCTACCAGTGCCCCCACTGCAGGAAGAGCTTCAAGCAGAGTTCATCCCTCATCACCCACCTGCGCACCCACACCGGGGAGAAACCCTACAAGTGCGGCGACTGCGGCAAGAGCTTCATCGTCAGCTCGGCCCTCATCAGGCATCAGCGGATCCACCTGGGATAG
- the LOC115338485 gene encoding zinc finger protein OZF-like isoform X2 — protein MGMCSSTCSVLAWVCSTPSTKSRNRRLLETTPPTPLQQLCTSHQPPDQGTEGSQPHMDPGARSSEAGASWGDTAAADSQEESPERGSTSPSRAGAASPGQETEQKRGGSAGEAQSQTNTCEACGKSFSLRSNLLTHRRSHLGERPYACPDCGRCFGQSSHLLTHQRLHTGERPYRCRDCGRSFNVNSDLVKHRRTHTGERPYSCPECGRRFGSSSNLTRHQRLHTGERPYRCPDCGESFRDCSALTIHRRAHTGERPYPCPACGKAFADSSLLAKHQRTHRAEKSFTCPDCGKSFSTSSYLLRHRRTHLPEKPYRCGECGRGYSQFAHLTTHQRVHTGERPYVCPECRKSFTTSSALTKHKRVHTGERPYTCGHCGKSFGQSSDLAKHQRLHAGERPYACAKCGKSFSWSSDLVVHQRIHTGERPYKCPQCGKSFNRSSNLNTHQRTHLGERPYKCADCGKSFSYSSAFLKHQRTHTGEKPYQCAGCGKSFFESSALIRHQRIHTGETPYQCPHCRKSFKQSSSLITHLRTHTGEKPYKCGDCGKSFIVSSALIRHQRIHLG, from the exons ATGGGGATGTGCAGCAGCACGTGTTCTGTTCTGGCTTGGGTTTGCAGCACGCCAAGCACCAAATCAAGGAACAGACGGCTGCTGGAGACGACGCCACCCACTCCTTTGCAGCAGCTTTGTACGTCGCACCAACCACCTGACCAG gGGACGGAGGGCTCCCAGCCACACATGGACCCAGGCGCCCGCAGCTCTGAGGCAGGAGCGAGCTGGGGAGACACCGCGGCAG CTGACAGTCAGGAGGAGAGCCCGGAGAGGGGGAGCACATCGCCAAGCAGAGCAGGAGCCGCGTCCCCCGGGCAAGAGACGGAGCAGAAGCGTGGCGGCAGTGCCGGGGAAGCGCAGTCACAGACCAACACCTGCGAGGCATGCGGGAAGAGCTTCAGCCTGCGCTCCAACCTGCTGACCCACCGCCGCAGCCACCTGGGCGAGCGGCCCTACGCCTGCCCCGACTGCGGGCGCTGCTTCGGGCAGAGCTCCCACCTCCTCACCCACCAGCGGCTGCACACCGGGGAGCGGCCCTACCGCTGCCGCGACTGCGGCCGCAGTTTCAACGTCAACTCGGACCTGGTGAAGCACCGGCGGACGCATACAGGCGAGCGGCCCTACTCCTGCCCCGAGTGCGGGCGCCGCTTCGGCAGCAGCTCCAACCTCACCCGGCACCAGCGGCTGCACACAGGCGAGCGGCCCTACCGTTGCCCCGACTGTGGCGAGAGCTTCCGGGACTGCTCCGCGCTCACCATCCACCGGCGCGCCCACACCGGCGAGCGGCCCTACCCCTGCCCGGCATGCGGCAAGGCCTTTGCTGACAGCTCACTGCTGGCCAAGCACCAGCGCACGCACCGCGCCGAGAAGTCCTTCACCTGCCCTGACTGCGGCAAGAGCTTCTCCACCAGCTCCTACCTGCTGCGGCACCGGCGCACCCACCTGCCTGAGAAGCCCTACCGCTGTGGGGAGTGCGGCCGGGGCTACAGCCAGTTCGCCCACCTCACCACCCACCAGCGGGTTCACACTGGCGAGCGGCCCTACGTCTGCCCTGAGTGCCGCAAGAGCTTCACCACCAGCTCGGCACTCACCAAGCACAAGCGTGTCCACACCGGCGAGCGGCCCTAC ACCTGCGGGC ACTGCGGGAAGAGCTTCGGCCAGAGCTCGGACCTGGCGAAGCACCAGCGGCTGCATGCCGGCGAGCGGCCCTACGCCTGCGCCAAGTGCGGGAAGAGCTTCAGCTGGAGCTCAGACCTCGTCGTCCACCAGCGCATCCACACCGGCGAGCGGCCCTACAAGTGCCCCCAGTGCGGAAAGAGCTTCAACCGCAGCTCCAACCTCAACACGCACCAGCGGACCCACCTGGGTGAGCGGCCCTACAAGTGCGCCGACTGCGGCAAGAGCTTCAGCTACAGCTCAGCCTTCCTCAAGCACCAGCGGACCCACACCGGGGAGAAGCCCTACCAGTGCGCCGGCTGCGGGAAGAGCTTCTTCGAGAGCTCAGCCCTGATCCGCCACCAGCGCATCCACACCGGGGAGACCCCCTACCAGTGCCCCCACTGCAGGAAGAGCTTCAAGCAGAGTTCATCCCTCATCACCCACCTGCGCACCCACACCGGGGAGAAACCCTACAAGTGCGGCGACTGCGGCAAGAGCTTCATCGTCAGCTCGGCCCTCATCAGGCATCAGCGGATCCACCTGGGATAG
- the LOC115338485 gene encoding zinc finger protein 239-like isoform X4 has product MTGRGARTRTRAPEPDGPELAELDVILSRGAEEGVPQSPVLGDACQSHCGTPWDPRSPPEERPARPPRGGAAASGRGGRRARRGDVPKTCGQCEKTFSRRSELLIHQRLHTGEKPYKCLDCGKSFTRSSNRNAHQRIHSGDRPYKCPDCGKSFGQSSDLAKHQRLHAGERPYACAKCGKSFSWSSDLVVHQRIHTGERPYKCPQCGKSFNRSSNLNTHQRTHLGERPYKCADCGKSFSYSSAFLKHQRTHTGEKPYQCAGCGKSFFESSALIRHQRIHTGETPYQCPHCRKSFKQSSSLITHLRTHTGEKPYKCGDCGKSFIVSSALIRHQRIHLG; this is encoded by the coding sequence ATGACGGGACGGGGAGCGAGAACGAGGACGAGGGCTCCCGAGCCGGACGGCCCTGAGCTGGCGGAGCTGGACGTCATCCTGTCCCGGGGGGCTGAGGAGGGTGTCCCTCAGAGCCCCGTGCTCGGGGATGCCTGCCAGAGCCACTGCGGCACCCCCTGGGACCCCCGGAGCCCCCCCGAGGAGCGGCCAGCACGGCCCCCCCGTGGCGGGGCAGCAGCCAGCGGCCgaggggggcggcgggcacGGCGGGGGGACGTGCCGAAAACCTGCGGGCAGTGCGAGAAGACCTTCTCCCGGCGGTCGGAGCTGCTGATCCACCAGCGGCTGCACACGGGGGAGAAGCCCTACAAGTGCCTGGACTGCGGGAAGAGCTTCACCCGCAGCTCGAACCGCAATGCCCACCAGCGCATCCACAGCGGGGACAGGCCCTATAAGTGCCCCGACTGCGGGAAGAGCTTCGGCCAGAGCTCGGACCTGGCGAAGCACCAGCGGCTGCATGCCGGCGAGCGGCCCTACGCCTGCGCCAAGTGCGGGAAGAGCTTCAGCTGGAGCTCAGACCTCGTCGTCCACCAGCGCATCCACACCGGCGAGCGGCCCTACAAGTGCCCCCAGTGCGGAAAGAGCTTCAACCGCAGCTCCAACCTCAACACGCACCAGCGGACCCACCTGGGTGAGCGGCCCTACAAGTGCGCCGACTGCGGCAAGAGCTTCAGCTACAGCTCAGCCTTCCTCAAGCACCAGCGGACCCACACCGGGGAGAAGCCCTACCAGTGCGCCGGCTGCGGGAAGAGCTTCTTCGAGAGCTCAGCCCTGATCCGCCACCAGCGCATCCACACCGGGGAGACCCCCTACCAGTGCCCCCACTGCAGGAAGAGCTTCAAGCAGAGTTCATCCCTCATCACCCACCTGCGCACCCACACCGGGGAGAAACCCTACAAGTGCGGCGACTGCGGCAAGAGCTTCATCGTCAGCTCGGCCCTCATCAGGCATCAGCGGATCCACCTGGGATAG
- the LOC115338485 gene encoding zinc finger protein OZF-like isoform X1: protein MGMCSSTCSVLAWVCSTPSTKSRNRRLLETTPPTPLQQLCTSHQPPDQGTEGSQPHMDPGARSSEAGASWGDTAAAADSQEESPERGSTSPSRAGAASPGQETEQKRGGSAGEAQSQTNTCEACGKSFSLRSNLLTHRRSHLGERPYACPDCGRCFGQSSHLLTHQRLHTGERPYRCRDCGRSFNVNSDLVKHRRTHTGERPYSCPECGRRFGSSSNLTRHQRLHTGERPYRCPDCGESFRDCSALTIHRRAHTGERPYPCPACGKAFADSSLLAKHQRTHRAEKSFTCPDCGKSFSTSSYLLRHRRTHLPEKPYRCGECGRGYSQFAHLTTHQRVHTGERPYVCPECRKSFTTSSALTKHKRVHTGERPYTCGHCGKSFGQSSDLAKHQRLHAGERPYACAKCGKSFSWSSDLVVHQRIHTGERPYKCPQCGKSFNRSSNLNTHQRTHLGERPYKCADCGKSFSYSSAFLKHQRTHTGEKPYQCAGCGKSFFESSALIRHQRIHTGETPYQCPHCRKSFKQSSSLITHLRTHTGEKPYKCGDCGKSFIVSSALIRHQRIHLG from the exons ATGGGGATGTGCAGCAGCACGTGTTCTGTTCTGGCTTGGGTTTGCAGCACGCCAAGCACCAAATCAAGGAACAGACGGCTGCTGGAGACGACGCCACCCACTCCTTTGCAGCAGCTTTGTACGTCGCACCAACCACCTGACCAG gGGACGGAGGGCTCCCAGCCACACATGGACCCAGGCGCCCGCAGCTCTGAGGCAGGAGCGAGCTGGGGAGACACCGCGGCAG CAGCTGACAGTCAGGAGGAGAGCCCGGAGAGGGGGAGCACATCGCCAAGCAGAGCAGGAGCCGCGTCCCCCGGGCAAGAGACGGAGCAGAAGCGTGGCGGCAGTGCCGGGGAAGCGCAGTCACAGACCAACACCTGCGAGGCATGCGGGAAGAGCTTCAGCCTGCGCTCCAACCTGCTGACCCACCGCCGCAGCCACCTGGGCGAGCGGCCCTACGCCTGCCCCGACTGCGGGCGCTGCTTCGGGCAGAGCTCCCACCTCCTCACCCACCAGCGGCTGCACACCGGGGAGCGGCCCTACCGCTGCCGCGACTGCGGCCGCAGTTTCAACGTCAACTCGGACCTGGTGAAGCACCGGCGGACGCATACAGGCGAGCGGCCCTACTCCTGCCCCGAGTGCGGGCGCCGCTTCGGCAGCAGCTCCAACCTCACCCGGCACCAGCGGCTGCACACAGGCGAGCGGCCCTACCGTTGCCCCGACTGTGGCGAGAGCTTCCGGGACTGCTCCGCGCTCACCATCCACCGGCGCGCCCACACCGGCGAGCGGCCCTACCCCTGCCCGGCATGCGGCAAGGCCTTTGCTGACAGCTCACTGCTGGCCAAGCACCAGCGCACGCACCGCGCCGAGAAGTCCTTCACCTGCCCTGACTGCGGCAAGAGCTTCTCCACCAGCTCCTACCTGCTGCGGCACCGGCGCACCCACCTGCCTGAGAAGCCCTACCGCTGTGGGGAGTGCGGCCGGGGCTACAGCCAGTTCGCCCACCTCACCACCCACCAGCGGGTTCACACTGGCGAGCGGCCCTACGTCTGCCCTGAGTGCCGCAAGAGCTTCACCACCAGCTCGGCACTCACCAAGCACAAGCGTGTCCACACCGGCGAGCGGCCCTAC ACCTGCGGGC ACTGCGGGAAGAGCTTCGGCCAGAGCTCGGACCTGGCGAAGCACCAGCGGCTGCATGCCGGCGAGCGGCCCTACGCCTGCGCCAAGTGCGGGAAGAGCTTCAGCTGGAGCTCAGACCTCGTCGTCCACCAGCGCATCCACACCGGCGAGCGGCCCTACAAGTGCCCCCAGTGCGGAAAGAGCTTCAACCGCAGCTCCAACCTCAACACGCACCAGCGGACCCACCTGGGTGAGCGGCCCTACAAGTGCGCCGACTGCGGCAAGAGCTTCAGCTACAGCTCAGCCTTCCTCAAGCACCAGCGGACCCACACCGGGGAGAAGCCCTACCAGTGCGCCGGCTGCGGGAAGAGCTTCTTCGAGAGCTCAGCCCTGATCCGCCACCAGCGCATCCACACCGGGGAGACCCCCTACCAGTGCCCCCACTGCAGGAAGAGCTTCAAGCAGAGTTCATCCCTCATCACCCACCTGCGCACCCACACCGGGGAGAAACCCTACAAGTGCGGCGACTGCGGCAAGAGCTTCATCGTCAGCTCGGCCCTCATCAGGCATCAGCGGATCCACCTGGGATAG
- the LOC115338485 gene encoding zinc finger protein 345-like isoform X5: MGMCSSTCSVLAWVCSTPSTKSRNRRLLETTPPTPLQQLCTSHQPPDQGTEGSQPHMDPGARSSEAGASWGDTAAAADSQEESPERGSTSPSRAGAASPGQETEQKRGGSAGEAQSQTNTCEACGKSFSLRSNLLTHRRSHLGERPYACPDCGRCFGQSSHLLTHQRLHTGERPYRCRDCGRSFNVNSDLVKHRRTHTGERPYSCPECGRRFGSSSNLTRHQRLHTGERPYRCPDCGESFRDCSALTIHRRAHTGERPYPCPACGKAFADSSLLAKHQRTHRAEKSFTCPDCGKSFSTSSYLLRHRRTHLPEKPYRCGECGRGYSQFAHLTTHQRVHTGERPYVCPECRKSFTTSSALTKHKRVHTGERPYACGQCEKTFSRRSELLIHQRLHTGEKPYKCLDCGKSFTRSSNRNAHQRIHSGDRPYKCPDCGKSFGQSSDLAKHQRLHAGERPYACAKCGKSFSWSSDLVVHQRIHTGERPYKCPQCGKSFNRSSNLNTHQRTHLGERPYKCADCGKSFSYSSAFLKHQRTHTGEKPYQCAGCGKSFFESSALIRHQRIHTGETPYQCPHCRKSFKQSSSLITHLRTHTGEKPYKCGDCGKSFIVSSALIRHQRIHLG, from the exons ATGGGGATGTGCAGCAGCACGTGTTCTGTTCTGGCTTGGGTTTGCAGCACGCCAAGCACCAAATCAAGGAACAGACGGCTGCTGGAGACGACGCCACCCACTCCTTTGCAGCAGCTTTGTACGTCGCACCAACCACCTGACCAG gGGACGGAGGGCTCCCAGCCACACATGGACCCAGGCGCCCGCAGCTCTGAGGCAGGAGCGAGCTGGGGAGACACCGCGGCAG CAGCTGACAGTCAGGAGGAGAGCCCGGAGAGGGGGAGCACATCGCCAAGCAGAGCAGGAGCCGCGTCCCCCGGGCAAGAGACGGAGCAGAAGCGTGGCGGCAGTGCCGGGGAAGCGCAGTCACAGACCAACACCTGCGAGGCATGCGGGAAGAGCTTCAGCCTGCGCTCCAACCTGCTGACCCACCGCCGCAGCCACCTGGGCGAGCGGCCCTACGCCTGCCCCGACTGCGGGCGCTGCTTCGGGCAGAGCTCCCACCTCCTCACCCACCAGCGGCTGCACACCGGGGAGCGGCCCTACCGCTGCCGCGACTGCGGCCGCAGTTTCAACGTCAACTCGGACCTGGTGAAGCACCGGCGGACGCATACAGGCGAGCGGCCCTACTCCTGCCCCGAGTGCGGGCGCCGCTTCGGCAGCAGCTCCAACCTCACCCGGCACCAGCGGCTGCACACAGGCGAGCGGCCCTACCGTTGCCCCGACTGTGGCGAGAGCTTCCGGGACTGCTCCGCGCTCACCATCCACCGGCGCGCCCACACCGGCGAGCGGCCCTACCCCTGCCCGGCATGCGGCAAGGCCTTTGCTGACAGCTCACTGCTGGCCAAGCACCAGCGCACGCACCGCGCCGAGAAGTCCTTCACCTGCCCTGACTGCGGCAAGAGCTTCTCCACCAGCTCCTACCTGCTGCGGCACCGGCGCACCCACCTGCCTGAGAAGCCCTACCGCTGTGGGGAGTGCGGCCGGGGCTACAGCCAGTTCGCCCACCTCACCACCCACCAGCGGGTTCACACTGGCGAGCGGCCCTACGTCTGCCCTGAGTGCCGCAAGAGCTTCACCACCAGCTCGGCACTCACCAAGCACAAGCGTGTCCACACCGGCGAGCGGCCCTACG CCTGCGGGCAGTGCGAGAAGACCTTCTCCCGGCGGTCGGAGCTGCTGATCCACCAGCGGCTGCACACGGGGGAGAAGCCCTACAAGTGCCTGGACTGCGGGAAGAGCTTCACCCGCAGCTCGAACCGCAATGCCCACCAGCGCATCCACAGCGGGGACAGGCCCTATAAGTGCCCCGACTGCGGGAAGAGCTTCGGCCAGAGCTCGGACCTGGCGAAGCACCAGCGGCTGCATGCCGGCGAGCGGCCCTACGCCTGCGCCAAGTGCGGGAAGAGCTTCAGCTGGAGCTCAGACCTCGTCGTCCACCAGCGCATCCACACCGGCGAGCGGCCCTACAAGTGCCCCCAGTGCGGAAAGAGCTTCAACCGCAGCTCCAACCTCAACACGCACCAGCGGACCCACCTGGGTGAGCGGCCCTACAAGTGCGCCGACTGCGGCAAGAGCTTCAGCTACAGCTCAGCCTTCCTCAAGCACCAGCGGACCCACACCGGGGAGAAGCCCTACCAGTGCGCCGGCTGCGGGAAGAGCTTCTTCGAGAGCTCAGCCCTGATCCGCCACCAGCGCATCCACACCGGGGAGACCCCCTACCAGTGCCCCCACTGCAGGAAGAGCTTCAAGCAGAGTTCATCCCTCATCACCCACCTGCGCACCCACACCGGGGAGAAACCCTACAAGTGCGGCGACTGCGGCAAGAGCTTCATCGTCAGCTCGGCCCTCATCAGGCATCAGCGGATCCACCTGGGATAG